Part of the Zingiber officinale cultivar Zhangliang chromosome 8A, Zo_v1.1, whole genome shotgun sequence genome, TAAGAATCATGCCTTTGCATAGCGAAAAATAGCAACAATTATTGAGAACTCATCTGCTTACGGATATTGCACATGAAACATCCTTACCGGTTCTTAAttcatttatttaaaatttaagcaACCGATACCGgaagataaataaatttttaatttacttGTAGAAATGCTCTCGAGATAAAAAAATTACCTGTTTTATCATGATTTTGCTCTTCCTAGCTTGTTCGCAGCCTCAATTGCTTTGAAAGCTTTCGCTTCAGAGCCTCGCTTCACATTTATAAAGAGAATTGATGCACTACGCATGTTAATTAATCACTGTTCCTCAATTAATCAATTTGTCCTGCCAATTTGATTCCGGCTCATTTAATCAATCAGCAGGATTCCCGTAATATGTCAGCGAAATTTCCACGCGCTGTATGTCAGCGAAATTTCCGCGATTAAGATTCGATTTGATTTCTCTTTGCATGTAGCCGCGTCATGCAAATTAAACTTGTCCACAAGCGGAGTGCGAAACCAGATGCGGCacaatataaaattaataattataatttttttaaaaaaataaaatttaagcaaatgacattaaaaaaaattaccgggatttaaatcccggtaattcatcatatccgggatttaaatcccggatattcatcatatccgggatttaaatcccgaaatttaataaaataaattttaaaaaaagaacCGGGATTTAAATCCTGGATATGACCCCCTCTCACCtatatttgtaaaaaattttaattttacctatttttgtaataactttactgtttatatctattttaaaaattttcccgTTGAAACAATGCCGGTTGAAAGTTTCGAAGTCCCGGAAACGTATTCCGACCGTTCCTCCTCTACCCTTATATTGTGCAACTAATTCGAAAAGTCAACTCTGCTCAGGATTCACCATTCATGACAGGGTGCTCGCATCAGTTCTGACGCATTAAATCACTGGAGTGGTTGGAGGGGAAACATAAAAAAAACGTGCTGAGTCTTATTTTGAAGATTTCAACTGTATTAAAACTCTATATAATCCATCATCTTCCGTGGCATTGGCAGCCATACGAATACGCTCCatggaagaagaagcctctaAGAAGCAAAAGAGGTGGCGGCTAAGAGGAGGGTACCGTCGCCTCCTCTCGCGGCGATACTCCCCCTCGAAGACGAAGGAGATACAGCAGGAGGATGGAAAGGACGAGGCAGAGAGGGTAAGGAAGGGCAGCAAGGAGATCGACGCACACCCTGTGATTAGAATTCTGGAGGCGCCATCGAAGAAGGCAACGTCGAGGCCGGAGTTCTTGAGGTATTTGGAGTACTTGAAGGAGGGTGGGACGTGGGAGCCCAACTCTGAGAGGCCCTTCATCTACTTCAAGTAGTCGTGCGAGCGTGTGTATTGTTTTAGCTTTGGATTTAGCAAATAAATATAGTCTTTCACGAAAGTTTCTCTTCGTCTGGATATCGAAACATTGGATCAcagaattttaaaagttaaatacACTGTTTTCATGGGGTGATGGTGCCAAACGATAACTTGCTGACTACGCAGCAGGTGCGAATCCGACCCTCGAGTTGCCGTAGTCGAACACTGTGTGATAGACTCCCATGAAGACGTCTCCCAAAATCCTGCAGCAGTCGCAGGTCAGAGAACCCATGACACCCAAAACTTGAGCCATAAATGCAAAAGAATGTACCAGAGAGGGCCTCGTGGTGGAGGAACGTCCAAGGCTGTGAACCCGCTGATGCACTGTGCCTGAGCCCCCTCGCCAATCTTGAGAATGTACTGCAGCATGATGAGTGACCATAAGAATGAGAATGACCATAACTGAAATTTGTGTGGAACCATTGAGAATGACTATACCTGCTCTGGTGTGAGATCAAATGTCTTGGCACCGATAGTGAAAGAGATGACAGGCATGGAATCTAAAGCGGTGCAATCCACTGATGATTCTCCCATGGGACTAGGCAGGCGTTCGCAGAGCTGAACGTTGCTTGAACACATGAATACAACAAACAACTTTAAAATTGAGGCTCACATGGATGAAAGAGAGAACCTGACCTCATTGACATAATTCAAGATTCCTTCTTCTGTCTGGTTTCGCAGTAGCTGGTTCTGCATCCATACGACTGCCATCTCGCAAGAATTGCACATAGCTTCATTGTTGAAATGTGCTGAAGCATCTGCATTCTCACTGGCTACACTCTCAATGACAGTGCTGCGTAAAGAATGTACATAAAATACAAGATTTTATGTGAATAACAATGGGAAAGTGAACAATATTATGCATTATTAGAATACAAAATCGCCAAGGAATAACCACTAACCTAACTCCATGAGTTCCATCAAATGCACACAGACCAATCTGAGAGCAAACTTTGTTTGGCTTTGTCTGCCAAACAGATAAGTATTAATACGAGACACAAGATAACTCGATCATGCAACTCGGTTAATCCTATCAGACCTGTAACATCAGCAGTTTAATAATTTGTTTCCCGTATTGTGTAACTACTGTTTTGCACTCTTGAGAAGCAACACCAGAAGCTCCAATTTGTTGATTAATTTCTGCCACGGCAGTCTGCATAAAAAATGGTATCATCATAATCAATCATTCTTTCCGTCAGTAATCAAGGAAATATGAACGCAAAGAACAGAAATTAATGGTTGATAATTGATGGACAAAATTGACTCAACAAGCATTTTATTGCTATCATACCGTTGGCCCAGCGATCAAAGAAGTTCCAGAATCTGCAATTGCAGCGCAACCACCGGCACAATAGCCTGACCAACAAAAGGCACTTCATGATAAATAAGCCGTTGATATTACAATACCCATTAACAATAAGATAACTCAATTGATTTGCTGTACCAGTAGATTCATCATCAATAAGTAGGTCTCCCATTTTAAACTGCCAAGAGTTATGTAATGCATCATATAACTATACTTGCACTATTTGATGTCATAATTCCGACTCAATACAAAGCTAACTGAACGGAGAAGAGTTTGAGATATGCACCTGCCAATAACCTTTCTGAGTAACAGGAGCATACACATG contains:
- the LOC122009671 gene encoding uncharacterized protein LOC122009671, producing MEEEASKKQKRWRLRGGYRRLLSRRYSPSKTKEIQQEDGKDEAERVRKGSKEIDAHPVIRILEAPSKKATSRPEFLRYLEYLKEGGTWEPNSERPFIYFK
- the LOC122007932 gene encoding aspartic proteinase oryzasin-1-like; translated protein: MGIVRGGLAIPLMLSIISLHLSSPVSSASDGLVRIDLRKKPLDENSRLATRFSKNEIKGLMWQRFGVRSSVVSNGDEDIISLKNYMNAQYFGEIGIGTPPQKFTVIFDTGSSNLWVPSSRCYFSLACYFHPKYKSELSSTYQRNGKSADIHYGTGAISGFFSEDHVSIGDLIVKDQEFIEATKEPGLTFLVAKFDGILGLGFKEISVGDAVPVWYNMVEQKLIREPVFSFWFNRNAEDGEGGEIVFGGVDPNHYKGEHVYAPVTQKGYWQFKMGDLLIDDESTGYCAGGCAAIADSGTSLIAGPTTAVAEINQQIGASGVASQECKTVVTQYGKQIIKLLMLQTKPNKVCSQIGLCAFDGTHGVSTVIESVASENADASAHFNNEAMCNSCEMAVVWMQNQLLRNQTEEGILNYVNELCERLPSPMGESSVDCTALDSMPVISFTIGAKTFDLTPEQYILKIGEGAQAQCISGFTALDVPPPRGPLWILGDVFMGVYHTVFDYGNSRVGFAPAA